A part of Salmo salar chromosome ssa18, Ssal_v3.1, whole genome shotgun sequence genomic DNA contains:
- the LOC106578120 gene encoding zinc finger protein 250 isoform X4 — translation MSHLQSFRMFLNERLTAAAVEIFGEVEKTVVKYQEENDRLRRLLEITSEVQLCRTDSLQLSVSEEEVPPEQQEWSPSLGQKDAETTQIKEEQEEVRTSQQEEQLQGFFDTKDSIFTPSCVKSECDQMDPHQEAILAEHPTLSPLKTSKLQLFRVLLNECLTASAAVEILGAVEETVVEYQEENDLLRRLLRITPEIKLCRIDSLQFSLSLSEEEVPPEQQHCEQEWSPSLGQEDPETTQIKEEQEEVRTNQEEEQLQGLFDTKDSIFTTSCVKSECDQEDPLQFLTLPQTQTVENRESDSKPVDLKPFVTVTHIKGLYIPCDPPDNQNNASSHSSAVSSDTVGLDSSPPLDPSPPLHPSQPLDPSPPLHPSQPLDPSPPLHPSPPLEKHLTKPSTSSRKTHCCGDCGETFALKADLQRHVTPTKKIPSECSFCKKRYNSTCKLKAHVRLCHGGKPCPVCGKTFKHKGVLSRHMRIHTGEKPFSCGDCGTNFNRKGHLNMHKLIHTREKSFSCGDCGKGFDRMANLRRHKLTHTGEKPFCCGDCGKSFNLKGNLTKHKLTHTGEKPFSCGDCGKSFNLKGNLTRHKLTHTGEKPFSCGDCGKNFYLKGSLTRHKMTHTGEKSFICGDCGKSFNQTVDLRRHKLIHTRDKQHGCSVW, via the exons ATGTCCCATCTACAGTCGTTTCGTATGTTTTTAAATGAGCGTTTAACGGCGGCTGCTGTGGAGATTTTCGGGGAAGTTGAGAAAACGGTAGTGAAATACCAGGAGGAGAATGATCGGCTACGGAGATTGCTGGAGATCACATCAGAGGTTCAACTATGTAGAACAG actccctgcagctctctgtctctgaagAGGAGGTTCCCCCTGAGCAGCAGGAGTGGAGTCCCAGTCTGGGGCAGAAGGACGCAGAGACCACACAGattaaagaggaacaggaggaagtcAGGACCAGTCAGCAGGAAGAGCAGCTTCAAGGGTTCTTTGATACCAAAGACTCCATATTCACTCCTTCCTGTGTGAAAAGTGAATGTGATCAGATGGACCCACATCAAGAAGCCATACTAGCTGAACACCCAACTCTCAGTCCACTGAAAACGTCTAAACTACAGTTGTTTCGTGTGTTGTTAAATGAATGTTTAACGGCATCTGCTGCTGTGGAGATTCTTGGTGCGGTTGAGGAAACTGTAGTAGAGTACCAGGAAGAGAATGATCTGCTACGGAGACTGCTGCGGATCACACCGGAGATAAAACTATGTAGAATAG actccctgcagttctctctttctctctctgaagagGAAGTTCCCCctgagcagcagcactgtgagCAGGAGTGGAGCCCCAGTCTGGGACAGGAGGACCCAGAGACCACACAGATTAAAGAGGAACAAGAGGAAGTCAGGACCaatcaggaggaagagcagcttcaagGGCTCTTTGATACCAAAGACTCCATATTCACTACTTCCTGTGTAAAAAGTGAATGTGATCAGGAGGACCCACTTCAGTTCTTGACTCTTCCCCAAACCCAGActgtggagaacagagagagtgacTCTAAACCAGTGGATCTCAAACCTTTTGTCACTGTGACCCACATTAAGGGTCTCTACATTCCCTGTGACCCTCCAGATAATCAAAACAATGCCTCCAGCCACAGCTCAGCTGTAAGCAGCGACACAGTAGGACTTGATAGCAGCCCACCATTGGATCCCAGCCCACCATTGCATCCCAGCCAACCATTGGATCCCAGCCCACCATTGCATCCCAGCCAACCATTGGATCCCAGCCCACCATTGCATCCCAGCCCACCATTGGAGAAACACCTGACCAAACCCAGCACCAGCTCTAGAAAAACTCACTGCTGCGGTGACTGTGGTGAAACATTTGCTCTGAAAGCTGACCTGCAGAGGCATGTGACTCCCACCAAGAAGATACCCAGTGAATGCAGCTTCTGCAAAAAACGCTACAACTCCACCTGTAAACTGAAGGCCCATGTCCGACTCTGTCACGGTGGGAAACCCTGCCCTGTTTGTGGAAAGACCTTCAAACACAAAGGAGTTCTGTCCAGGCACAtgagaattcacacaggagagaaaccatttagctgtggcGACTGCGGGACAAATTTCAATCGGAAGGGGCACCTAAACATGCACAAACTTATTCACACAAGAGAGAAATCATTTAGCTGTGGTGATTGTGGGAAAGGCTTCGATCGGATGGCGAACCTAAGGAGGCACaaactgactcacacaggagagaaacctttttgCTGTGGTGACTGCGGGAAAAGCTTTAATCTGAAGGGTAACCTAACCAAGCACaaactgactcacacaggagagaaaccttttagctgtggtgactgcggGAAAAGCTTTAATCTGAAGGGTAACCTAACCAGGCACaaactgactcacacaggagagaaaccttttagctgtggtgactgcggGAAAAACTTTTATCTGAAGGGTAGCCTAACCAGGCACAAaatgactcacacaggagagaaatcttttatctgtggtgactgtgggaaaagcttcaatcAGACGGTGGACCTAAGGAGGCACAAACTGATTCACACTAGAGATAAACAACATGGCTGCTCAGTCTGGTAA